One region of Natronorubrum aibiense genomic DNA includes:
- a CDS encoding HVO_2523 family zinc finger protein, whose translation MTDVDETDRAGGNPCPLCETPMYKRHCKYVCPQHGVVIDCSDPFR comes from the coding sequence GTGACCGACGTCGACGAGACCGACCGAGCGGGCGGCAACCCCTGTCCACTCTGTGAGACGCCGATGTACAAGCGCCACTGCAAGTACGTCTGCCCGCAACACGGCGTCGTCATCGACTGTAGCGATCCGTTTCGGTAG